From a region of the Teredinibacter turnerae genome:
- a CDS encoding YeaC family protein, translating to MNPEDILKNLTPEIVARFRSAIETGRWPNGDKLTAEQRNTCMEAVIVYEHHTLPPEQRTGYVPPKATPCKTDDEQPLSWQSQPEQK from the coding sequence ATGAATCCTGAAGATATTTTGAAAAATTTAACTCCCGAAATCGTTGCGCGTTTTCGATCCGCAATTGAAACCGGGCGTTGGCCAAATGGAGATAAGCTCACGGCCGAACAGCGAAACACATGCATGGAAGCCGTAATTGTCTACGAGCACCACACGCTGCCACCAGAGCAGCGCACAGGCTATGTGCCGCCAAAAGCGACACCTTGTAAAACCGACGATGAGCAACCCTTATCCTGGCAATCCCAACCGGAGCAAAAGTAA